A stretch of Streptococcus chenjunshii DNA encodes these proteins:
- a CDS encoding glycoside hydrolase family 1 protein: METLQFPENFWWGAATSGPQSEGNFKKQHQNVMDYWYAQAPEDFYNQVGPDTASDFYHDFQTDIQLMKVCGLNTVRTSIQWSRLIDDFEKNTVNTEAAAFYSAVIDAFLANGIEPFITLHHFDLPAELLHKYGGWESKHVVDLFAGFAERCFALFGDRVKYWFTHNEPLVVVEGGYLDQFHYPKKVNGRAAVQVAYNLQLASSKAIAKYRQLKQDGQIGIILNLTPAYPASQAKADIEASEKADLWYNRLFMDASSKGEFPPALVELLEQEGVLWQAAKDELTLIRENTIDLLGVNFYHPNRVQRPKFSPKSLVVDFRPDKYWQAYDMPMARMNVDKGWEIYPRAVYDIAKDIQENYGNLLWYISENGMGVSQEERYLNADGVIEDDYRIQFIKEHLYWLHKGMREGSNCLGYHLWTPIDCWSWSNAYRNRYGLIANNIHTQTKTVKKSGRWFKKVAASGRLELENDIIE, translated from the coding sequence ATGGAAACATTACAATTTCCCGAAAATTTTTGGTGGGGAGCAGCTACCAGCGGCCCACAGTCGGAGGGAAACTTTAAAAAACAGCACCAAAATGTCATGGATTATTGGTATGCACAAGCACCTGAAGATTTTTACAATCAGGTGGGCCCGGACACAGCCTCGGATTTTTATCATGATTTTCAGACGGATATCCAGCTGATGAAAGTCTGCGGTTTAAATACTGTGAGAACATCTATTCAGTGGTCGCGTTTAATTGATGATTTTGAAAAAAATACAGTTAATACTGAAGCTGCAGCTTTTTACAGTGCAGTAATTGATGCTTTTTTGGCAAATGGCATTGAGCCTTTTATAACCCTGCATCATTTTGACCTGCCGGCGGAGCTTCTTCACAAATACGGCGGCTGGGAAAGCAAACACGTCGTTGATTTATTTGCTGGTTTCGCAGAAAGATGTTTTGCTTTGTTTGGAGACCGTGTTAAATACTGGTTTACTCACAATGAGCCGCTGGTTGTTGTTGAAGGCGGTTATTTGGATCAGTTTCATTATCCCAAGAAAGTAAATGGGAGAGCCGCTGTTCAAGTGGCTTATAATCTGCAGCTGGCCAGCAGCAAGGCTATCGCCAAATATCGGCAGTTAAAGCAGGACGGACAAATCGGGATTATCTTAAATCTGACTCCTGCCTATCCTGCAAGTCAGGCAAAAGCAGATATTGAAGCCAGTGAGAAGGCAGATTTATGGTATAACCGCCTGTTTATGGATGCCAGCAGCAAGGGAGAGTTTCCGCCTGCCTTAGTCGAACTGTTAGAACAGGAAGGGGTCCTGTGGCAGGCTGCTAAGGATGAACTCACCTTAATCCGGGAAAATACAATTGATTTATTGGGAGTGAATTTTTACCACCCTAACCGTGTTCAAAGGCCGAAATTTTCCCCAAAAAGTTTGGTAGTGGATTTTCGGCCGGATAAATACTGGCAGGCTTATGATATGCCCATGGCTCGGATGAATGTGGATAAGGGATGGGAAATTTATCCCAGAGCCGTTTATGACATTGCTAAGGATATTCAGGAGAATTACGGCAATCTGCTTTGGTATATCAGTGAAAACGGTATGGGTGTATCGCAGGAAGAGCGCTATCTGAATGCGGACGGTGTTATTGAAGACGATTACCGCATTCAGTTTATCAAAGAACATCTTTATTGGCTGCACAAGGGTATGCGTGAAGGAAGCAATTGTCTGGGTTATCATCTTTGGACACCGATTGACTGCTGGAGCTGGTCTAATGCTTACCGTAACCGCTACGGCTTGATTGCCAATAATATCCACACACAGACAAAAACAGTGAAAAAATCAGGCCGCTGGTTTAAAAAAGTTGCAGCGAGCGGCCGGCTTGAATTAGAAAATGATATAATAGAATAA
- a CDS encoding MurR/RpiR family transcriptional regulator: MNFKERISIQFTNLTKTDKKISNILLKHPDYLIDNSAQEAAEIIGTSPAALVRLAKKMGYKGLADFKISLEDYAGQEPSREDYLEKPLITKVIDNYRDNLHLLEQQLDEGQLDRISDILAKAQHIKILGIGSSGLAAEQMVYFLLYQDKYTESVTSKTKMYYLSRSLTKEDVLLIYSVSANKDYDELLAAAKKAGAQLIMVTMNSQDKIREIAAEFVLLPSNLTNLGSASGEIYQLDNRSLFSVFSEILAAYIHKKVK, encoded by the coding sequence ATGAATTTTAAAGAACGCATTTCAATTCAGTTTACTAATTTAACGAAAACGGATAAGAAAATTTCGAATATTCTTTTAAAACATCCAGACTATTTAATTGACAACAGTGCTCAGGAAGCAGCTGAAATTATTGGAACATCACCGGCAGCTCTGGTCAGACTGGCTAAGAAAATGGGCTATAAGGGGCTGGCAGATTTTAAAATATCACTGGAAGATTATGCTGGACAGGAACCGAGCAGAGAAGACTACTTAGAAAAACCGTTAATAACTAAAGTCATTGACAATTACCGAGACAATTTGCATTTATTAGAGCAGCAGCTTGATGAAGGTCAGTTAGACCGGATTTCAGATATATTGGCTAAAGCCCAGCATATTAAAATTTTAGGTATCGGCAGTTCTGGTTTGGCAGCAGAACAAATGGTTTATTTTTTGCTCTATCAGGATAAATACACTGAAAGTGTCACCAGCAAAACAAAAATGTATTATCTATCCCGCAGTCTGACAAAGGAGGATGTTTTGCTGATTTATTCTGTATCGGCCAATAAAGATTATGATGAATTGCTTGCTGCTGCTAAAAAGGCAGGAGCTCAGCTCATTATGGTAACAATGAATAGTCAGGATAAAATAAGAGAAATTGCTGCGGAATTTGTTTTGCTGCCATCGAATTTGACCAACTTAGGCAGTGCTTCCGGAGAAATTTATCAGTTAGATAATCGTTCTTTGTTTTCAGTATTTTCAGAAATATTAGCTGCCTATATCCACAAAAAAGTGAAATAA
- the scrK gene encoding fructokinase ScrK, giving the protein MTKLYGSVEAGGTKFVCAVGDADFQIVEKVQFPTTTPYETIEKTVSFFKRFEEDLAGVAIGSFGPIDIDENSQTYGFITTTPKPNWADVDLVGLISKDFKIPFYFTTDVNSSAYGEALVRKGVDSLVYYTIGTGIGAGAIQKGEFIGGLGHTEAGHVYMAMHPKDVADEFSGTCPFHKGCLEGLAAGPSLEARTGIRGEQIAQNADVWEIQAYYIAQAAVQATVLYRPQVIVFGGGVMAQEHMIKRVRSKFTALLNGYLPVPDVESYIVTPAVAENGSATLGNFALAKKVAER; this is encoded by the coding sequence ATGACAAAATTATACGGCAGTGTTGAAGCAGGCGGCACAAAATTTGTCTGCGCAGTAGGCGATGCTGATTTTCAGATTGTTGAAAAGGTGCAGTTTCCGACTACAACTCCCTATGAAACTATTGAAAAGACGGTGTCTTTCTTTAAAAGATTCGAGGAAGACTTAGCCGGTGTGGCTATCGGCTCCTTCGGACCCATTGATATTGATGAAAATTCACAAACTTACGGTTTCATTACGACAACCCCTAAACCGAATTGGGCTGACGTGGATTTAGTGGGACTGATTTCAAAGGATTTCAAGATTCCTTTCTATTTTACGACTGATGTGAACAGTTCTGCTTATGGGGAAGCACTTGTGCGCAAAGGAGTGGACAGTCTAGTTTATTATACAATTGGGACCGGTATCGGCGCTGGTGCTATTCAAAAAGGAGAATTTATCGGCGGTCTCGGCCATACAGAAGCCGGTCACGTTTATATGGCGATGCATCCTAAAGATGTTGCTGATGAGTTTTCAGGAACCTGTCCTTTCCATAAAGGCTGCTTGGAAGGCTTAGCTGCAGGCCCCAGCTTGGAAGCACGTACCGGAATTCGCGGAGAACAGATTGCGCAAAACGCTGATGTTTGGGAGATTCAGGCCTATTATATCGCTCAGGCAGCTGTTCAGGCCACTGTTCTTTATCGGCCTCAGGTCATTGTCTTTGGCGGCGGTGTTATGGCTCAAGAGCATATGATAAAGCGAGTGCGCAGTAAGTTTACAGCCCTTCTAAACGGCTATCTGCCGGTACCAGATGTTGAGAGCTATATTGTAACACCTGCTGTTGCTGAGAATGGCTCTGCAACACTTGGAAATTTTGCGCTTGCTAAGAAAGTTGCTGAGCGTTAA
- the celB gene encoding PTS cellobiose transporter subunit IIC, producing MNKFMDMLSQKILPLATALGNNKYLLVLRDAFMLSFPLTMFGSLIVVFNNLPFWPDNLKAQFADLFGNGQSATMSIMTVFVSLGIGYYMAKAEELEEGLFGAVVSLASFLILTPFFFDVLNDDGETVATATGALSLDRLGAKGMFLGILTSFLAAKLFVYLTKKGFTIKMPDSVPPAVAKSFSALIPAIGTLMLFLILNAVMTAVFKTNLHDVIYDMIQKPLTGLGTSLPATVIAVFFVQFLWFFGLHGQVIINSVFEPFWQANMLDNARLTQQGAELLSQQGHIVTKSFMDTFTVGLGGSGSTLIVVIMMAFIMKQKQYREVGRFALGPGIFNVNEPVIFGLPMVMNASIFIPWLLAPIVSVVVAYLGFASGLVPLTTGAQVPWTMPIFISGFLATNSIMGSLLQLVQVAVIAAIWFPFLKMIDRSQTLSSF from the coding sequence ATGAATAAATTTATGGATATGCTGAGTCAGAAAATTTTGCCGCTGGCTACAGCTTTGGGGAACAATAAGTATCTTTTGGTCTTGCGTGATGCTTTCATGCTGTCATTTCCCTTGACGATGTTTGGTTCACTGATTGTGGTGTTTAATAATCTGCCTTTTTGGCCGGATAATTTAAAAGCACAGTTTGCAGATCTTTTTGGCAATGGTCAGAGTGCGACTATGTCAATCATGACTGTTTTTGTGTCGCTGGGAATTGGTTATTATATGGCTAAAGCCGAAGAGCTTGAGGAAGGGCTCTTTGGAGCTGTTGTTTCTCTAGCCTCCTTTCTTATTTTAACCCCCTTTTTCTTTGATGTGCTGAATGATGACGGAGAAACTGTGGCTACAGCGACCGGCGCCTTAAGTCTGGATAGGCTGGGTGCTAAAGGGATGTTTTTAGGAATCTTGACATCTTTTTTAGCAGCTAAACTGTTTGTCTATTTAACTAAAAAAGGTTTTACGATAAAAATGCCTGACAGTGTTCCGCCGGCAGTAGCTAAATCTTTTTCTGCTTTGATTCCTGCTATTGGGACTTTGATGCTCTTCTTGATCCTTAACGCTGTAATGACAGCTGTTTTTAAGACAAACCTGCACGATGTTATTTACGATATGATCCAAAAACCGCTGACCGGTTTAGGCACCAGCTTGCCGGCAACTGTTATCGCTGTCTTTTTTGTACAGTTTCTCTGGTTTTTTGGCCTGCATGGACAAGTTATTATCAACTCGGTCTTTGAACCTTTTTGGCAGGCTAATATGCTGGATAATGCCCGCTTGACTCAGCAGGGAGCAGAGCTGCTGTCTCAGCAGGGGCATATCGTTACTAAATCCTTTATGGATACCTTTACTGTAGGCCTGGGCGGATCTGGTTCGACCCTGATTGTTGTTATCATGATGGCTTTTATTATGAAACAAAAACAATATCGGGAAGTTGGCCGTTTCGCTTTAGGTCCTGGAATTTTTAATGTCAACGAGCCTGTTATTTTTGGCCTGCCGATGGTGATGAATGCCAGCATATTTATTCCCTGGCTCTTAGCGCCGATTGTATCCGTTGTTGTTGCTTATCTCGGTTTTGCAAGCGGTTTGGTGCCTTTGACGACAGGAGCTCAGGTGCCGTGGACAATGCCAATTTTTATTTCCGGCTTTTTGGCGACTAACTCAATTATGGGTTCTTTGCTGCAGCTGGTTCAGGTCGCTGTGATTGCCGCAATTTGGTTTCCTTTCCTGAAAATGATTGACCGCAGCCAGACTTTGTCATCATTTTAA
- the manA gene encoding mannose-6-phosphate isomerase, class I, which yields MAEPLFLESVMHDKIWGGTRLRDEFGYSIPTETTGEYWAISAHPNGVSTIKNGQFSGQKLDDLYRDRPDLFGYPKEKVFPLLTKILDANNWLSVQVHPDDTYALAHEGELGKTECWYVIAAEPDAEIIYGHHAQSKAELAEMIDEGCWDDLLTRIPVKAGDFFYVPSGTMHAIGGGIMILETQQSSDTTYRVYDFDRTDAGGRKRELHIAQSLDVLTIGEPANSTPAGLQIDDLLTTVLVANPFFTVYHWQLSGKAAMKRPGPYLLVSVLQGQGKLILDEQESYQLQKGDHLILPHDTENWIIEGELDIIASHPHSS from the coding sequence ATGGCAGAACCATTGTTTTTAGAATCTGTTATGCATGATAAAATCTGGGGCGGGACTAGACTCAGAGACGAGTTCGGCTACAGTATTCCGACAGAGACAACTGGAGAATACTGGGCAATTTCTGCCCATCCTAACGGTGTATCCACGATTAAGAACGGCCAATTCAGCGGCCAAAAGCTGGATGATCTTTACCGGGACAGACCGGATTTATTTGGCTATCCTAAAGAAAAAGTCTTTCCGCTGCTGACAAAGATTTTAGATGCTAATAATTGGCTCAGTGTTCAGGTGCATCCGGATGATACCTATGCTTTGGCACATGAAGGAGAACTGGGAAAGACAGAGTGCTGGTATGTTATCGCGGCAGAACCGGATGCAGAAATTATCTATGGCCATCATGCGCAGTCAAAGGCAGAGCTGGCAGAGATGATTGACGAAGGGTGCTGGGACGATCTGTTGACCAGAATTCCTGTCAAAGCCGGTGATTTTTTCTATGTTCCCAGCGGAACGATGCATGCTATCGGCGGCGGCATCATGATACTGGAAACACAGCAGTCAAGTGATACGACCTACCGAGTTTATGACTTTGACCGCACAGATGCCGGCGGCCGGAAGCGTGAGCTCCATATTGCGCAGTCACTGGATGTTTTGACAATAGGTGAACCCGCTAATTCAACACCGGCCGGTCTGCAGATTGATGATTTACTGACAACAGTTTTGGTCGCTAACCCTTTCTTTACGGTCTATCATTGGCAGCTTTCAGGCAAAGCTGCGATGAAGCGGCCGGGCCCTTACCTGCTTGTCAGTGTCTTGCAGGGACAGGGCAAACTCATTTTAGACGAACAAGAAAGCTATCAGCTGCAGAAAGGGGATCATCTGATACTGCCGCATGATACTGAAAACTGGATTATTGAAGGAGAACTGGACATTATTGCCAGCCACCCCCACTCCAGCTAA